From Acinetobacter lwoffii, a single genomic window includes:
- a CDS encoding putative porin: protein MKKLAIASALLSAIAMTGTAAHAYQAEIGASAGVVDPDNGGTSGSFGVDGTYYFNPVQTRNAPLAEAAFLDRASNVSAQYQYNEIGDSEAHRYGVGAEYFVPNSDFYLSGNVNGHDLQDNDDLENDLTTYAAEVGYLPAPGLLIAAGVKGWDNDNDDGVDPTLRAKYVTTLSNGKDINLEAGAAFGDLDEYNLAADYFIDKTLSVGADYHNNDITDKSEFGINARKFINQQVSLEGRVGFGEQFNNDYNTFGVAAKYRF, encoded by the coding sequence ATGAAAAAATTAGCGATTGCTTCGGCACTACTTTCAGCAATAGCAATGACTGGTACAGCAGCACATGCTTACCAAGCAGAAATTGGTGCATCAGCAGGAGTGGTTGATCCTGACAACGGTGGAACTAGCGGTTCTTTCGGCGTTGATGGTACATATTACTTCAATCCAGTTCAAACACGTAATGCACCATTAGCAGAAGCAGCATTCCTTGATCGTGCTAGCAACGTGAGTGCGCAATATCAATATAATGAAATTGGTGATTCTGAAGCGCATCGTTATGGCGTAGGTGCAGAGTACTTCGTACCGAATTCTGACTTCTACTTAAGCGGTAACGTCAATGGTCATGATCTGCAAGACAATGATGATCTAGAAAATGATTTAACCACCTATGCAGCTGAAGTTGGTTATCTGCCAGCACCAGGTCTATTGATTGCGGCTGGTGTGAAAGGTTGGGATAACGACAATGATGATGGCGTAGATCCAACACTTCGTGCTAAATATGTGACGACATTAAGCAATGGTAAAGATATCAACCTGGAAGCAGGTGCAGCGTTTGGTGATCTAGATGAATACAATCTGGCAGCAGATTATTTCATCGACAAAACCTTGAGTGTCGGTGCTGATTATCACAATAATGATATTACCGACAAGAGCGAATTTGGTATCAATGCACGTAAGTTCATTAACCAGCAAGTGAGCTTAGAAGGCCGTGTCGGCTTTGGCGAACAGTTTAACAATGACTACAATACCTTTGGTGTAGCAGCGAAGTACCGCTTCTAA
- the prfB gene encoding peptide chain release factor 2 (programmed frameshift): protein MEINPYLNQLKDLNERGQTLRGYLDYDLKKERLEEVLRELEDPTIWNDQSRAQAMAKEKGELENVLNVLDRLSTQLEDAQALLDLAVEADDESLLEDVQAELSTAEEELAKLEFRRMFNNPMDPNPCYLEIQAGSGGTEAQDWASMLLRMYLRWIERHGFKAEVMEESDGDVAGIKSATIRVEGEYAYGWLRTESGVHRLVRKSPFDSGNRRHTSFSAVFVSPEVDDNIEIEINPSDVRTDTYRASGAGGQHINKTDSAVRLTHAPTGIVVACQNQRSQHANRDHAWKQLRAKLYELEMSKRNEAAQALEDSKSDIGWGSQIRSYVLDDSRIKDLRTGVENSNTGAVLDGDLDKFIEASLKQGL from the exons GTGGAAATTAATCCGTATCTAAACCAATTAAAAGACTTAAACGAACGTGGTCAAACACTACGGGGGTATCTT GACTACGATCTGAAAAAAGAGCGTTTAGAAGAAGTCCTGCGTGAATTAGAAGATCCAACCATCTGGAATGACCAGAGTCGTGCCCAAGCGATGGCCAAAGAGAAAGGCGAGCTTGAAAATGTATTAAATGTGCTGGATCGCTTAAGTACCCAGCTTGAAGATGCACAGGCTTTGCTTGATCTGGCGGTTGAAGCGGATGATGAAAGCTTGCTAGAAGATGTACAGGCTGAACTGAGCACGGCTGAAGAAGAACTGGCCAAGCTTGAATTCCGCCGTATGTTCAATAATCCGATGGATCCAAATCCTTGCTATCTGGAAATTCAAGCTGGTTCAGGCGGTACAGAAGCACAGGACTGGGCGTCTATGTTGCTACGTATGTATCTACGCTGGATTGAACGTCATGGCTTTAAAGCAGAAGTGATGGAAGAATCTGATGGGGATGTTGCCGGGATTAAATCTGCGACGATTCGTGTGGAAGGTGAGTACGCCTATGGCTGGTTACGTACCGAATCTGGTGTACATCGTTTAGTGCGTAAATCACCATTTGACTCGGGCAACCGTCGTCATACCTCATTTTCTGCCGTGTTTGTCTCACCGGAAGTTGATGACAATATCGAAATTGAAATCAATCCGTCCGATGTTCGTACCGATACTTATCGTGCATCAGGGGCGGGTGGTCAGCATATTAACAAAACAGATTCTGCCGTGCGTTTAACCCATGCACCGACCGGAATTGTGGTGGCCTGTCAGAACCAGCGTTCACAACATGCCAACCGTGACCACGCCTGGAAGCAGTTACGTGCCAAACTTTATGAGCTCGAGATGAGCAAACGTAACGAAGCGGCACAAGCACTGGAAGATTCCAAGTCTGATATCGGCTGGGGTAGCCAGATCCGTTCTTATGTCCTGGATGATTCACGTATTAAGGATTTGCGTACAGGTGTGGAAAATTCCAATACTGGCGCAGTTCTGGACGGTGATCTGGACAAATTTATCGAAGCAAGCTTGAAACAGGGCTTGTAA
- a CDS encoding ArsR/SmtB family transcription factor: MDLDLIFKALANPTRRQILEWLKSPEQYLSAEECGGFQRGVCAGQIERLGQVSQSTMSNHLSVLQQTGLITATKHGQWSYFSRNETLIQQFIEHLQQHL, encoded by the coding sequence ATGGACCTTGATCTAATTTTTAAAGCCTTAGCCAATCCGACCCGTCGACAAATTCTGGAGTGGTTAAAATCTCCGGAGCAATATCTGTCTGCGGAAGAGTGTGGTGGCTTTCAACGTGGGGTCTGTGCAGGTCAAATTGAACGTTTGGGCCAGGTTTCCCAGTCCACCATGTCCAATCATTTGTCTGTATTACAGCAGACTGGCCTGATCACTGCGACCAAGCATGGACAGTGGTCATATTTCTCCCGCAATGAAACTTTGATTCAACAATTTATCGAACACCTACAACAACACCTTTAA
- a CDS encoding alkene reductase, with product MAELNSPLTLGALELKNRVIMAPLTRNRATADRVPTPMMVEYYAQRASAGLIISEATVISEEANGYLNTPGLFTDTQVEGWKKVTQAVHEKGGLIVAQLWHVGRVSHPDLLNGETPVSASAVQQAGHVSLLRPKRPYVTPRPLEVSEIHAITEQYKQAAIRAKEAGFDGVELHAANGYLIDQFLQSKTNQREDEYGGSVENRTRFLLEATDALIEVWGADRVGVHLAPRCDDHDMGDNDPRETFGYAMEQLGKRKIAFFFTREYLAEDSISEYMKERSGGVPYIANMQLSREDAIELLASGKADAVAFGRAYIANPDLYERLLVDAPLNELKLENMIGTNVAEGYIDYPTLAEAEALTTVE from the coding sequence ATGGCTGAATTAAATTCTCCTTTAACGCTCGGTGCGTTAGAGCTTAAAAACCGTGTCATCATGGCGCCGCTGACCCGTAACCGCGCAACTGCTGATCGCGTTCCAACCCCAATGATGGTTGAGTACTATGCGCAACGTGCAAGTGCTGGCCTGATTATTTCTGAAGCCACAGTGATTTCTGAAGAAGCCAATGGCTATTTAAATACTCCAGGATTGTTTACCGATACTCAGGTCGAAGGCTGGAAAAAGGTTACTCAAGCGGTTCATGAGAAGGGCGGTCTGATTGTTGCCCAGCTTTGGCATGTTGGTCGTGTATCGCATCCGGATCTGTTAAATGGTGAAACACCAGTTTCTGCAAGTGCAGTACAACAGGCGGGTCATGTCAGCTTGTTACGTCCAAAACGTCCATACGTTACGCCACGTCCTTTGGAAGTTTCTGAAATTCACGCGATTACCGAGCAATATAAGCAAGCCGCGATTCGTGCTAAAGAAGCCGGTTTTGATGGTGTTGAATTACATGCTGCCAATGGTTATCTGATTGACCAGTTCTTGCAAAGCAAAACCAATCAGCGTGAAGATGAATACGGCGGTTCAGTGGAAAATCGTACACGTTTCCTGCTAGAAGCAACTGATGCACTGATTGAAGTATGGGGCGCAGATCGTGTAGGGGTGCATTTAGCGCCGCGTTGTGATGACCATGACATGGGCGACAATGATCCACGTGAAACATTTGGCTATGCCATGGAGCAGCTGGGTAAGCGCAAGATTGCCTTCTTCTTTACCCGTGAATATCTGGCTGAAGACAGTATTTCTGAATATATGAAAGAGCGTTCAGGTGGAGTGCCTTATATTGCGAATATGCAACTAAGTCGTGAAGATGCGATTGAGCTGTTGGCATCAGGCAAGGCTGATGCGGTGGCTTTTGGTAGGGCGTATATTGCCAATCCAGACTTGTATGAGCGTTTATTGGTAGATGCACCTTTAAATGAACTCAAACTAGAAAACATGATCGGAACCAATGTCGCGGAAGGCTATATTGATTATCCGACATTGGCTGAAGCAGAAGCTTTAACTACAGTAGAATAA
- a CDS encoding 3-deoxy-D-manno-octulosonic acid transferase, with protein MATPFWYNAALALVKPLYQSRIRKRATDPEQLQQELTERFGPFQPPKNLHAIWFHVVSVGETNAAQPLIEHYLKLGHPVLVTNTTKTGQARAKSLFLKAPYLDLFQAVYLPADQKTLIREFYQKYQPKLLLLMETELWPNLLDQAPQFNVPSVLLNARLSEKSAKGYAKVKGLTRGMLKNLTGLLAQDTATQQRYIQLGIAAEKTQVLGNIKFDITAPERFIHQADQLKQEWQLGGRKIVTLASTHAPEEKEILSVLKAALEADPYLVCIVVPRHPERFDEVFQAAQSLGLKIQRRSLGQHIKADTQVYLADSMGEMWLWYALSQACYVGGSLNEPGGGHNILEPIALNVPTVLGKNYFNFQTIVDEFVQADAVAVVQDAQQAAEVLLELLQDQVKAEILNAAAQQIMQLNTGSLAKHIQVIDQYL; from the coding sequence GTGGCCACTCCATTTTGGTATAACGCAGCCTTGGCGCTGGTTAAACCCTTATATCAATCGCGTATCCGTAAACGTGCGACCGATCCTGAACAATTACAACAAGAACTGACAGAACGTTTCGGCCCGTTTCAGCCACCCAAAAACCTGCATGCCATCTGGTTTCATGTGGTGTCGGTGGGTGAAACCAATGCTGCCCAACCGTTAATTGAACATTATTTAAAACTTGGCCATCCGGTGCTGGTCACCAATACCACCAAAACCGGTCAGGCACGCGCTAAATCACTTTTTTTAAAAGCGCCTTATCTCGATTTGTTTCAAGCCGTGTATTTGCCTGCTGACCAGAAAACTTTAATTCGTGAATTTTATCAAAAGTATCAGCCGAAACTTTTATTGCTGATGGAAACTGAGCTTTGGCCTAATCTGCTGGATCAGGCACCCCAGTTTAATGTGCCAAGTGTATTATTGAATGCGCGTCTGTCCGAAAAATCCGCCAAAGGCTATGCCAAGGTCAAAGGTTTGACCCGTGGCATGCTCAAGAATTTAACTGGTCTTTTGGCACAGGATACAGCCACCCAGCAACGTTATATCCAGTTGGGAATCGCAGCTGAAAAAACCCAAGTTTTGGGCAATATCAAATTTGATATTACTGCGCCCGAGCGCTTTATTCATCAGGCAGATCAATTGAAACAGGAGTGGCAGTTAGGGGGGCGAAAGATCGTCACGTTAGCTAGTACTCATGCTCCTGAAGAAAAAGAAATTCTGAGTGTTTTAAAAGCTGCTTTAGAAGCTGATCCATATTTGGTCTGTATTGTGGTACCGCGCCATCCGGAACGTTTTGATGAGGTGTTCCAAGCTGCACAGTCTTTGGGATTGAAAATCCAGCGTCGAAGTCTAGGGCAACATATTAAAGCAGATACCCAGGTTTATTTGGCCGATTCGATGGGTGAAATGTGGCTTTGGTATGCTTTGAGTCAGGCATGTTATGTGGGTGGTTCTTTAAATGAACCAGGTGGTGGACATAATATTTTGGAGCCGATTGCGCTGAATGTGCCGACTGTTTTAGGCAAAAACTATTTTAATTTTCAGACTATCGTGGATGAGTTCGTTCAGGCAGACGCAGTCGCAGTGGTGCAGGATGCCCAGCAGGCTGCAGAGGTATTACTGGAACTTTTGCAAGATCAGGTTAAGGCGGAAATCTTGAATGCGGCAGCGCAGCAAATTATGCAGTTAAATACGGGATCGCTTGCCAAGCATATTCAGGTGATTGATCAGTATCTCTAA
- a CDS encoding 16S rRNA (uracil(1498)-N(3))-methyltransferase: MNIVLLDPRQTETELWSITSTRQLEHLQQHLQIQVGDTLKVGIREGQRYLTEIVEISEKAVRLKPLQEEAVPEKLPVTLIVALPRPKVLRRLIMDSVTLGVEKIILLHSYRVDKSYWQTPFLQQLNHYIELGLEQAGDTVAPKIELYKRFKPFVEDILPGLISTDCPAYVAHPYAEQAMPFAIEHPCTIVIGPEGGFIPYEVDLLIKNGCQAVSLGNRIIRTETVIPYVLGRLFSAG, encoded by the coding sequence ATGAATATCGTCCTGCTTGACCCACGTCAAACCGAAACTGAACTTTGGTCCATTACCTCAACTCGGCAACTGGAACATTTACAGCAACATCTACAGATTCAGGTGGGAGATACGTTAAAAGTCGGAATTCGGGAAGGTCAGCGTTACCTGACGGAAATTGTCGAAATCTCTGAAAAAGCAGTGCGCTTGAAACCACTGCAAGAAGAAGCTGTTCCAGAAAAATTGCCAGTGACTTTAATTGTGGCTTTGCCACGTCCGAAAGTGCTGCGCCGTCTGATCATGGACAGTGTCACCTTGGGCGTTGAAAAAATCATTTTACTACATAGCTACCGTGTCGATAAAAGCTATTGGCAAACTCCATTTTTACAGCAGTTAAATCATTATATCGAATTGGGGCTAGAACAGGCAGGGGATACGGTTGCTCCAAAAATCGAGCTGTATAAACGTTTTAAACCCTTTGTTGAAGATATCTTGCCGGGTTTGATTAGTACAGATTGCCCGGCTTATGTGGCACATCCTTATGCAGAGCAGGCGATGCCATTTGCGATTGAGCATCCCTGTACGATTGTTATTGGTCCGGAAGGCGGATTTATTCCATATGAAGTCGATTTACTCATCAAAAACGGCTGTCAGGCAGTGAGTCTGGGCAACCGTATTATCCGTACAGAAACCGTGATTCCGTATGTTTTAGGTCGTCTGTTTAGCGCGGGCTGA
- a CDS encoding mechanosensitive ion channel family protein codes for MAEQNNTLSQVTEGTTELLHQATEKTTKTVIEHTAKYNDAYSTIDKIMEGFWERVPYFCIALIVITIFWLLSKVFKFFVRKTLENRSYTRQNLVLVLNRVGSTFIIFFGILIGLVIAVPGFTPGQLMSALGIGSVAIGFAFKDIFQNLLSGVLILLSEPFKIGDDIIVNGMEGTVEDIQIRATFLRSPDGRRIVIPNATVYTSAVTVNTAYTRRRCEFVVGIGYEDDIQKAKDLITAILDKDPTILSQPGFSVNVTALADFSITLKAFWWVDTTETGTGTSISAVQERVIQAFAEHNISIPYPVQEVKVYRGEGNDDASARAKQTT; via the coding sequence GTGGCAGAGCAAAACAATACCTTAAGCCAGGTAACTGAGGGCACCACGGAGTTGTTACATCAGGCAACTGAAAAAACGACCAAGACCGTGATTGAACATACCGCCAAGTATAATGATGCCTACAGCACCATTGACAAAATCATGGAGGGCTTCTGGGAGCGTGTGCCTTATTTCTGTATCGCACTGATCGTGATTACGATTTTCTGGTTACTCTCCAAAGTCTTCAAGTTTTTCGTACGTAAAACTTTGGAAAACCGTTCTTATACCCGCCAGAATCTGGTATTGGTCCTCAACCGTGTCGGCAGTACCTTTATTATTTTCTTTGGTATTCTGATTGGACTGGTGATTGCGGTTCCTGGCTTTACCCCGGGTCAGCTGATGAGTGCCCTCGGAATTGGTTCGGTCGCGATCGGTTTTGCCTTCAAGGATATTTTCCAGAACCTGCTCTCTGGTGTGCTGATTCTTCTCAGTGAACCGTTCAAGATTGGCGACGATATTATCGTGAATGGCATGGAAGGTACCGTTGAAGATATCCAGATTCGTGCGACCTTTTTACGCTCACCAGATGGCCGCCGTATCGTGATTCCAAATGCCACGGTCTACACCAGTGCGGTCACAGTCAATACCGCCTATACCCGTCGCCGCTGCGAATTCGTGGTGGGGATCGGCTATGAGGATGACATCCAGAAAGCCAAAGACCTGATTACCGCTATTTTAGATAAAGACCCCACCATCCTGAGCCAGCCTGGCTTTAGTGTCAATGTCACCGCGTTGGCTGACTTTTCCATTACCCTAAAAGCTTTCTGGTGGGTCGATACCACTGAAACAGGCACCGGAACTTCAATCAGTGCGGTGCAGGAACGGGTGATTCAGGCTTTTGCCGAGCATAATATTTCGATTCCGTATCCGGTACAGGAAGTCAAAGTCTATCGTGGTGAAGGCAATGATGATGCCTCAGCCCGCGCTAAACAGACGACCTAA
- a CDS encoding DUF805 domain-containing protein yields MKSPESPYFSPPALPASDHPLSMKGRFGRLSFIAWSAFLYFIFLFGSIALGLSIDIVNISTHSLDPNWLISLQGLASIGVLVMVLAYVYFALVVTVRRLHDMNRSGWWALLFLLPVVNIFVWLYIVFGSGDRGSNQYGPARITLLWEKILAWLMIILTLLSLLGSIALFSYMSGEEQTPTPTEMMQKTTKYF; encoded by the coding sequence ATGAAATCGCCTGAATCTCCCTACTTTAGCCCGCCTGCGCTGCCTGCATCGGATCATCCCCTGTCGATGAAAGGCCGCTTCGGACGCTTGAGCTTTATTGCCTGGTCGGCATTTCTGTATTTCATTTTTTTATTTGGCAGTATTGCACTGGGTCTCAGTATTGATATTGTGAATATTTCTACCCATTCTCTAGATCCCAACTGGCTGATTTCACTGCAAGGCTTGGCCAGTATCGGTGTACTGGTCATGGTTCTGGCCTATGTGTATTTCGCTTTAGTGGTGACCGTTCGCCGTTTGCATGATATGAACCGCAGTGGCTGGTGGGCGCTATTATTTTTACTGCCGGTAGTAAACATTTTTGTATGGCTTTATATCGTTTTTGGTTCGGGCGATCGCGGCAGTAATCAGTATGGTCCGGCACGGATCACCTTGCTCTGGGAAAAAATTCTGGCCTGGCTGATGATTATCCTGACCCTGCTTAGCCTGTTGGGATCTATCGCTTTATTCAGTTATATGAGCGGTGAAGAACAAACACCTACCCCCACGGAAATGATGCAAAAAACCACCAAATACTTTTAA
- the acs gene encoding acetate--CoA ligase: MQEIYPVPDKFKKTARTLEDQYFERYKYSIEQPDKFWAEQAQRLDWIKPFTQVKNTSLNKDDFKIEWFADGQLNVSANCLDRHLKEHPYKPAIIWEGDHPSRHKIISFAELHDETCRFANVLKKNGIQKGDRVMLYMPMVSEAAIAMLACARIGAVHCVVFGGFSPDSLASRIEDCQAKMVITADSGMRGGKAIPLKANVDEALKLAGTDSIQNVMVVHRTGNPIEMQEGRDLWYHTEIMSVNDICPPEPMNAEDPLFILYTSGSTGKPKGVMHTTGGYLTYVNCTFREAFDIKQDDVFWCTADVGWITGHSYVLYGPLSNGTTTVMFEGVPQYPSWARTGHIVDKHNVTILYTAPTAIRAMMREGDAFVRESDRSSLRILGSVGEPINPEAWNWYYTVVGESRCPVIDTWWQTETGGFMITPLPGATDLKPGSATRPFFGVQPAIVDADGKELEGEAEGNLVIKDSWPGQMRTIWGDPERFIEAYFSTYPGTYFTGDGARRDKDGYYWITGRVDDVLNVSGHRLGTAEIESALVAHESVAEAAVVGMPHDIKGQGICAFVTLQADVASSDQLRGELVSWVRKILGPVATPDALHWAPALPKTRSGKIMRRILRKIAADELDSLGDTSTLAEPQVVDHLIAEVQRNKV, translated from the coding sequence ATGCAAGAGATCTATCCAGTACCCGATAAATTTAAAAAAACAGCACGTACGCTCGAAGACCAGTACTTTGAACGTTATAAATATTCTATAGAACAGCCAGATAAATTTTGGGCAGAACAGGCGCAACGTCTGGACTGGATCAAGCCCTTCACCCAAGTCAAAAATACCAGCCTTAACAAAGACGATTTTAAAATCGAATGGTTTGCCGATGGTCAGCTCAATGTCAGTGCCAACTGTCTGGATCGGCACCTGAAAGAACATCCGTATAAACCGGCCATCATCTGGGAAGGGGATCATCCTTCGCGGCACAAGATTATTTCCTTTGCTGAGCTGCATGATGAAACCTGCCGTTTTGCCAATGTGCTGAAGAAAAATGGCATCCAGAAAGGCGACCGGGTCATGCTGTATATGCCGATGGTTTCTGAAGCTGCGATTGCTATGTTGGCCTGTGCCCGGATCGGGGCGGTACATTGCGTGGTATTTGGTGGTTTCTCGCCAGATTCTTTGGCCAGCCGGATTGAAGACTGTCAGGCGAAAATGGTGATTACTGCGGATTCCGGCATGCGCGGCGGTAAGGCCATTCCACTGAAAGCCAATGTCGATGAAGCACTGAAACTGGCGGGTACAGACTCGATTCAAAATGTAATGGTGGTACACCGCACCGGTAACCCAATTGAAATGCAGGAAGGACGTGATCTGTGGTATCACACGGAAATTATGTCAGTGAATGACATCTGTCCACCCGAACCGATGAATGCCGAAGATCCGCTGTTTATCCTGTATACCTCAGGTTCCACCGGCAAGCCCAAGGGCGTGATGCATACCACTGGCGGTTATCTGACCTATGTGAATTGCACCTTCCGTGAAGCATTTGATATCAAGCAGGATGATGTATTCTGGTGTACCGCAGATGTGGGCTGGATCACCGGGCATTCCTATGTACTGTATGGGCCACTTTCGAATGGTACCACCACCGTGATGTTTGAAGGTGTGCCGCAATATCCAAGCTGGGCGCGTACTGGACATATTGTTGATAAGCATAACGTGACCATTCTCTATACTGCACCGACCGCGATCCGCGCCATGATGCGTGAGGGCGATGCTTTTGTACGGGAAAGTGACCGTAGCAGCCTGAGAATTTTAGGATCGGTCGGTGAGCCAATTAATCCGGAAGCCTGGAACTGGTACTACACCGTGGTCGGTGAAAGCCGCTGTCCCGTCATCGATACCTGGTGGCAAACCGAAACTGGTGGTTTTATGATTACGCCATTGCCGGGTGCGACTGATTTAAAACCAGGTTCTGCGACACGGCCTTTCTTCGGGGTACAACCGGCTATTGTCGATGCCGATGGCAAGGAACTGGAGGGTGAAGCTGAGGGAAATCTGGTGATTAAGGATTCCTGGCCGGGTCAGATGCGTACCATTTGGGGAGACCCGGAGCGTTTTATTGAAGCTTATTTCTCTACCTATCCCGGTACTTATTTTACCGGAGATGGGGCGCGTCGCGATAAAGATGGTTATTACTGGATTACCGGTCGTGTCGATGATGTCCTGAATGTATCCGGACACCGTTTAGGTACTGCAGAAATTGAAAGTGCACTGGTGGCGCATGAATCGGTGGCTGAGGCCGCTGTAGTGGGTATGCCGCATGACATTAAAGGTCAGGGCATTTGTGCCTTTGTGACTTTGCAGGCTGATGTTGCCAGTTCAGATCAATTACGTGGAGAACTGGTCAGCTGGGTACGCAAGATTCTTGGTCCAGTGGCTACACCAGACGCCTTGCACTGGGCACCGGCCTTGCCAAAAACCCGCTCCGGCAAAATCATGCGGCGGATCCTGCGAAAAATTGCAGCCGATGAGCTGGATAGTCTCGGAGATACTTCAACCCTGGCTGAACCGCAGGTGGTGGATCATTTGATCGCAGAGGTACAGCGTAATAAAGTTTAA